The window GGTGGCCGCGATCGCCATCGACGCCGCCCAGATCAAGGGTGTTCTCCCGCTGCCCCTGTCGGCCCTGCGCGCCACGCTGCCGGTGTTCAGGAACCCGGCCAACAGGCACCGGGCCGTCACCCTGACCCACGAACAGTTCCGGTTCGCCTTCACCAACACCGTCTCCGAGGAGGAATCGCGGCAGTTGTACGACGCCTGGGCGATCCCCGCGCCCGGCAAGCCGCTGTTCGAGGCGGCGGCCAGCAACTTCAACCCGCACTCGCCGGCCAAGGTCGCCACCGACAACCAGAACCGCGGACCGTTGCTGCTGATCATGGGCGGACAGGACAACACCGTCCCCGAGGCCGTCGTGAAGGCCACGCTCCGCCAGTACCGGCACTCCGAGGCGGTCACCGACATCCTGGAGTTCCCCGACCGGGCGCACTCCCTGACGATCGACCACGGCTGGACCGAGATCGCCGAGGCCTGCCTGTCCTGGCTCACGAAGCAGTCGCTCTGATGGACCTCGGACTGGCCGGCAAGGTGGCCCTGGTGACCGGGGCTGGCCGGGGCATCGGGCTGTCCGTCGCGCGTGCGCTCAGCGCCGAGGGGGTACGCGTGGTGGCCGCCGCCCGGGAGGGCAGCGACGAGCTGACCGCGCTCGCCTCGACCGGCGAGGTGCACATCGTCCTGGTCGACCTGACGGATCCCGACGGACCGGCGCATGTTGTCCGGGAGGCGGTCTCGACGTACGGCGGCATCGACGTCCTGGTCAACAACGTCGGGGCGGTCAGACCCCGCGTCGACGGGTTCCTCGCCGTCTCGGACGCCGACTGGGAGTGGGCGCTCGGGATCAACCTGATGGTCGCGGTGCGGACGACCCGCGCCGCGTTGCCCCACCTGCTGGAACGCACGCCGTCCACCGTGGTGACGATCAGTTCGGTCAACGCCTCCCTGCCCGATCCCCTCGTCATCGACTACAGCGCTGCCAAGGGCGCCCTGAGCAACTTCTGCAAGTCGCTGTCGAAGGAATTCGGGCCCCGGGGGGTCCGGGTCAACTGGATCAGCCCCGGCCCGGTGGAGACCCCGCTCTGGCTGGGCGCCGGCGGAGTGGCCGAGACCCTGTCCTCCCGGACGGGCCGGCGCCCGGAGGACGTCGCCGCGCAGGCGGTGGCGGGTACCGCCACCGGCCGCTTCACCCGGCCCGAGGAGGTCGCCGACGTGGTCCTGCTGCTGGCCTCACCGCGCGGCGGCAACATCACCGGCACCGAGCTCCTGATCGACGGAGGCCTCAGTGCCGGCCTGTGACACCCCATCCGACACGCTCCTCAGAGAGGAAAAGCGATGAATCGCAGCCAGTTCCGCACCACCCTGCGGGGAGGCCTGGTGACGCTGCTGGCCACCGTGGCCGCCGCCGTCCTGACCACGTCCGGCGTCGCGTCGGCGACCGCGCAACAGAAGACCCGACCGACCGTCGTCCTGGTCCACGGCGCCTTCGCCGACTCCTCGGGGTTCACCGAGACGATCAAGGAACTGCAGGTCCTCGGCTACCCCGTCCTCGCCGTGGCCAACCCGTTGCGCGGCCTGCATCCGGACGCCGCGTACCTCCGGTCCGTGCTGAGTACCATCCCCGGCCCGGTGGTCCTGGTCGGGCACTCGTACGGTGGTGCGGTGATGAGCGAGGCGGCCGTCGGCATCCCGCGGGTGAAGGCGCTGGTCTTCCTGGCCGCCTACGCACCGGCCGAGGGTGAGACGCTCGGCGCCGCAGGTGCTCTGGGTGGCGGTACGTCGCTGCTGCCCCAGCACGTCGTGGCGCGGCCGTACCCCGGCGCGCCCGACGGCGACGCGGACGGCTACATCGACCCGGCCTACTTCCGTGCCGTGTTCGCGGCCGACGTGCCCGCGGCGAAGGCGGCGGTCATGGCCGCGGCACAGCGACCCTTGGCGCTGTCCGCGCTCGGAACGCCGGCCGCGGTCCCGGCCTGGAAGACGGTGCCGTCCTACTACCTCGTCGCGAAGCAGGACCAGGCGATCCCGGTCCAGGCCCAACGGGCCATGGCCGCCCGTGCGGGGTCGAGGACCGTGGAGATCAACAGCTCGCACGCGGTCATGGTCAGCCACCCGGAGGCCGTCACGGCCCTGATCGTCGCCGCATCCGGCCGATGAGCACCGGCGGGGGCCGGCTGGTCGGCCGGGCGGCAGAGCTCCGCCTGATGGACGACCTGCTGGCCTCCGTCCGGGACGGCATGAGCGGGGCCCTCGTGCTGGTGGGTGAGGCCGGGATCGGCAAGACCCGGCTGCTCCAGACGCTGGCCGCCTCCGCCGCCGACCTGCGGGTGAGCGTCGTGACAGGGGTCGAGTCCGAACGGCACCTCGCCTTCGCCGGTCTGCACCGGCTGCTGCTGCCGGTGCTGGACCGGTTGCCACGCCTGCCGGAACCGCAGCGCCGGGCACTGGAATCGGCGCTCGGCCACAGCGTCGACGCCGCCGCCGACCGGTTCGTGATCGGGCTGGGGGTGATGACCCTGTTGGCCGACGTGGCCGCGGAACTGCCGTGGCTGTGCCTCTTCGACGACGCGCACTGGCTCGATCCGGAGTCGCTGGACACGCTGGCCTTCGTCGCGCGCCGATTGGGTGCCGAGAGCCTCGGGATCGTCTTCGGCACCCGCCCCGACCGCGGTGCCCCGCCACCGAGGTTGCAGGGCATCGACGCCCACCTCGTGGCCGGTCTGACCGAACCGGAGGCCGCGCAACTGCTGGCCGACCGGCAGCCGCGGGCGTTGTCGAGCCGCGTCGTGCACCGGCTGTTCACCGGCACCGCCGGGAACCCGCTCGCCCTGATCGCGCTGGCCGAGGACCTGAGCGCCGACCAGCTGGCCGGTTCCGAACTCCTCCCCGCTGCTCTTCCGCACGGCTCCTCCTTGGAGCAGACGTTCCTGGGCCGGATCCGGGAGCTCCCGACCGACACCCAGCTGCTGGTCCTCGCCGCCGCGGCGGCCCCGCCCGAGGAGCCCGCCCTGCTGTGGCGGGCGCTGGGGACACTCGGCCTCGAGCCCTCGCACGCCGAGGCCGCGGAGGACGCGGGGGTGCTCACCGCCGGTGCCCGCATCGTCTTCAGCCACCCGCTGTTCCGCTCCGCGGTCTACTCGGGCGCCTCCGGCTCCGACCGACGCCGCGTCCACCGGGCCCTGGCCGCGGCAAGCGATCAGCATCGGCAACCCGACCACCGGGCATGGCACCTCGCCCGGGCGACGGTCGGTCACGACGAGGCCGTCGCCCGGATGCTCGAGGAGTCGGCCGGCCGGGCGGCGCGGCGCGGCGGGCACGCCGCCGAGGCATCGTTCCTGTCGCTGGCGGCCGAGTTGACCCCGGAACCCGAGAAGCGGGCCATGCGCCTGTTCGACTGCGCGCGGGCGCACCTGTTG is drawn from Nakamurella alba and contains these coding sequences:
- a CDS encoding alpha/beta hydrolase, coding for MSTPVIFIHGLWLHAVSWTGWCERFADAGYLPLAPGWPGDADTVQEARLNPEAIADHGIDDVVEHYAAIIDTLDSKPILVGHSFGGMIAQKLLGQDLAVAAIAIDAAQIKGVLPLPLSALRATLPVFRNPANRHRAVTLTHEQFRFAFTNTVSEEESRQLYDAWAIPAPGKPLFEAAASNFNPHSPAKVATDNQNRGPLLLIMGGQDNTVPEAVVKATLRQYRHSEAVTDILEFPDRAHSLTIDHGWTEIAEACLSWLTKQSL
- a CDS encoding SDR family NAD(P)-dependent oxidoreductase, which gives rise to MDLGLAGKVALVTGAGRGIGLSVARALSAEGVRVVAAAREGSDELTALASTGEVHIVLVDLTDPDGPAHVVREAVSTYGGIDVLVNNVGAVRPRVDGFLAVSDADWEWALGINLMVAVRTTRAALPHLLERTPSTVVTISSVNASLPDPLVIDYSAAKGALSNFCKSLSKEFGPRGVRVNWISPGPVETPLWLGAGGVAETLSSRTGRRPEDVAAQAVAGTATGRFTRPEEVADVVLLLASPRGGNITGTELLIDGGLSAGL
- a CDS encoding alpha/beta fold hydrolase, whose product is MNRSQFRTTLRGGLVTLLATVAAAVLTTSGVASATAQQKTRPTVVLVHGAFADSSGFTETIKELQVLGYPVLAVANPLRGLHPDAAYLRSVLSTIPGPVVLVGHSYGGAVMSEAAVGIPRVKALVFLAAYAPAEGETLGAAGALGGGTSLLPQHVVARPYPGAPDGDADGYIDPAYFRAVFAADVPAAKAAVMAAAQRPLALSALGTPAAVPAWKTVPSYYLVAKQDQAIPVQAQRAMAARAGSRTVEINSSHAVMVSHPEAVTALIVAASGR